A genome region from Brassica oleracea var. oleracea cultivar TO1000 chromosome C2, BOL, whole genome shotgun sequence includes the following:
- the LOC106325191 gene encoding fatty acyl-CoA reductase 1-like, translating into MESNCVQFLGNKTILITGAPGFLAKVLVEKILRLQPNVKKIYLLLRAADTKAAMQRLRREVVEIDLFKVLRNDLGEENLNDLVRENIVPVPGDISIHNLGVKDSDLLQRMWSEIDIIINIAATTNFDERYDIGLGINTFGALNVLKFAKKCVNGQLLLHVSTAYVCRENSGLFLEKPFTMGQTLSGDTKLDINVEFELMKQKLKELQHQDCSEQEISQSMKDLGMTRAKLHGWPNTYVFTKALGEMLMGKYRENLPLVIVRPTMITSTLAEPFPGWIEGLRTIDSVIVAYGKGRLKCFLADPNTVLDLIPADMVVNAMIATATAHSGESGIQTIYHVGSSFQNPVTFGQLHETTARYFTKKPLVARNGSPIIVTKGTLLSTMGQFSLYITLRYKLPLLILRLMNIIYPWGQGDKYNDDSRKIKLAMRLVELYQPYLLFKGIFDDLNTERLRRRRQSIKELDGSFEFDPKSINWDDYMANTHIPGLITHVLKQ; encoded by the exons ATGGAATCAAACTGTGTTCAATTTCTCGGGAACAAGACGATTCTCATCACTGGTGCTCCTGGTTTTCTTGCCAAAG TTCTGGTAGAGAAAATTCTGAGGTTGCAACCAAATGTGAAGAAGATATATCTTCTGTTGAGAGCTGCCGACACTAAAGCAGCCATGCAACGGTTACGTAGGGAG GTTGTGGAGATAGACCTTTTTAAGGTGTTGAGGAATGATCTTGGTGAAGAAAATCTGAATGACTTGGTTCGTGAAAATATCGTGCCGGTTCCCGGTGATATATCCATCCATAATTTGGGAGTGAAAGACTCTGATCTCTTACAACGTATGTGGAGTGAGATTGATATCATTATCAACATCGCAGCCACCACTAATTTCGATGAAAG ATATGATATCGGTCTTGGCATCAATACATTTGGAGCTCTCAATGTTCTCAAGTTCGCCAAGAAGTGTGTTAACGGACAATTACTTCTCCATGTCTCAACCG CATATGTTTGCCGCGAAAACTCGGGATTGTTCCTTGAGAAACCATTCACGATGGGACAGACTCTCAGCGGAGATACTAAGCTAGACATCAATGTAGAATTCGAGCTGATGAAGCAGAAACTGAAAGAGCTCCAGCATCAAGATTGTTCTGAACAAGAGATCTCACAGTCGATGAAAGATCTTGGAATGACAAG GGCAAAGCTTCATGGATGGCCAAATACATATGTATTCACCAAAGCACTGGGAGAGATGCTAATGGGGAAGTATAGAGAAAATTTGCCACTTGTCATCGTACGTCCAACAATGATTACTAGTACTCTCGCCGAACCATTTCCTGGTTGGATTGAAGGATTGAG AACTATAGATAGTGTGATTGTTGCATATGGCAAAGGAAGACTTAAATGTTTTCTTGCGGATCCAAACACAGTACTTGACCTT ATACCAGCAGACATGGTGGTAAACGCCATGATCGCAACCGCAACAGCTCATTCAGGAGAAAGCGGGATCCAGACCATATATCATGTCGGTTCTTCTTTTCAAAATCCAGTCACGTTTGGACAACTCCACGAGACCACGGCTCGTTACTTTACGAAGAAACCTCTTGTCGCTCGCAATGGCTCACCAATCATAGTAACCAAAGGAACACTTTTATCCACTATGGGTCAATTCAGCCTCTACATCACTCTTCGTTACAAGCTTCCTCTACTG ATACTTCGATTGATGAATATAATTTACCCATGGGGTCAAGGAGACAAATACAATGACGACAGCCGCAAAATCAAGCTAGCTATGCGTCTCGTTGAGCTTTACCAGCCTTACTTACTCTTCAAGGGCAT ATTTGATGATTTAAATACCGAAAGACTGCGAAGGAGAAGACAGAGCATCAAAGAGTTAGATGGATCGTTCGAGTTCGACCCCAAGTCCATTAACTGGGACGATTATATGGCCAACACACACATTCCTGGCCTCATCACCCATGTTCTTAAACAATAA
- the LOC106324697 gene encoding 60S ribosomal protein L10a-3-like, with the protein MSKLQSEAVREAISSMITHCKETKPRKFTETIELQIGLKNYDPQKDKRFSGSVKLPHIPRPKMKICMLGDAQHVEEAEKIGLDSMDVEALKKLNKNKKLVKKLAKKFHAFLASESVIKQIPRLLGPGLNKAGKFPTLVSHQESLEAKVNETKATVKFQLKKVLCMGVAVGNLGMEEKQIFQNVQMSVNFLVSLLKKNWQNVRCLYLKSTMGPPNRVF; encoded by the exons ATGAG TAAGCTCCAGAGCGAAGCCGTGAGAGAGGCGATATCCTCAATGATCACCCACTGCAAGGAGACAAAGCCACGCAAGTTCACTGAGACCATCGAACTCCAGATTGGTCTTAAGAACTATGACCCACAAAAGGACAAGCGGTTTAGCGGATCCGTCAAGTTGCCTCACATTCCAAGGCCCAAGATGAAGATCTGCATGCTCGGTGACGCCCAGCACGTTGAAGAG GCTGAGAAGATTGGATTGGACTCTATGGATGTTGAAGCTCTTAAGAAGTTGAACAAGAACAAGAAACTTGTTAAGAAGCTCGCCAAGAAGTTCCATGCTTTCCTTGCTTCTGAATCTGTCATCAAACAGATTCCTCGTCTTCTTGGTCCTGGTCTCAACAAGGCAG GAAAGTTCCCTACACTTGTTAGCCACCAAGAGTCTTTGGAGGCCAAGGTGAATGAGACTAAGGCAACAGTCAAGTTCCAGCTCAAGAAGGTTCTCTGCATGGGTGTCGCTGTTGGGAATCTCGGCATGGAGGAGAAGCAGATCTTTCAGAATGTTCAGATGAGCGTTAACTTCCTTGTTTCGCTCTTGAAGAAAAACTGGCAAAAC GTGAGGTGTTTGTACTTGAAGAGTACAATGGGTCCACCAAACCGTGTTTTCTAA
- the LOC106326432 gene encoding uncharacterized protein LOC106326432, whose translation MMILVIVAFLVCLVSYVYRSLKPPPPRICGVPHGPPVTSPRIRLSDGRFLAYRESGVDRASANYKIIVVHGFNSSKDMEFPISKDLIEEQGIYFLFFDRAGYGESDPHPSRTVKSEAYDIQELADKLKIGPKFYVIGISLGAYSVYSCLTYIPHRLAGAVLVVPFVSYWWTKVPQDILSKAFKLMPEKDQWTYRVARYFPWLLYWWLTQKLFPSLSIISERSALCSDRDLVILKKKLEYQSPHMEKARQQGDHECLHRDMIAGFATWEFDPTELENPFAEGVGSVHMWQGAEDRIVPREVNEYISKKLPWIKYHELSGYGHLLHAEEQKCEDIIKALLVE comes from the exons ATGATGATTTTAGTGATCGTTGCGTTCCTTGTCTGCCTTGTAAGCTACGTTTACCGATCATTGAAGCCTCCACCACCTCGAATCTGCGGGGTTCCTCACGGTCCCCCGGTTACTTCTCCGAGAATCAGGCTCAGTGATGGAAGATTTCTTGCTTATAGAGAATCTGGCGTTGATAGAGCCAGTGCTAACTACAAGATCATCGTCGTTCATGGATTTAATAGCTCCAAAGACATGGAATTTCCCATCTCTAAG GATCTTATTGAAGAACAAGGGATATACTTTCTGTTTTTCGATAGAGCAGGATATGGAGAAAGTGATCCACACCCTTCACGCACAGTCAAAAGCGAAGCCTACGATATTCAAGAACTCGCCGATAAACTCAAGATCGGACCAAAGTTCTACGTTATCGGGATATCACTCGGTGCTTACTCGGTTTATAGCTGCCTTACATACATTCCCCACCG ACTAGCTGGAGCAGTCTTAGTGGTTCCGTTTGTGAGCTATTGGTGGACTAAAGTGCCTCAAGACATATTGAGTAAAGCGTTCAAGCTAATGCCAGAAAAAGACCAGTGGACATATAGAGTTGCTCGTTATTTTCCTTGGCTCTTGTATTGGTGGTTGACCCAAAAGTTGTTTCCTTCTTTGAGTATAATCTCCGAGAGAAGTGCGTTATGCAGCGACAGAGATTTGGTCATCCTAAAAAAGAAGTTGGAGTATCAGAGTCCTCACATG GAAAAAGCAAGGCAACAAGGAGACCATGAATGTCTTCACCGGGACATGATAGCTGGCTTTGCGACATGGGAGTTCGACCCGACTGAACTGGAAAATCCGTTCGCGGAGGGTGTAGGATCAGTCCACATGTGGCAAGGGGCCGAAGACAGGATTGTTCCGCGCGAAGTTAACGAATATATATCAAAGAAGCTTCCATGGATAAAGTATCACGAACTCTCCGGCTATGGACATCTTCTACACGCCGAGGAGCAGAAATGTGAAGACATTATAAAGGCGCTTCTTGTCGAGTGA
- the LOC106325481 gene encoding uncharacterized protein LOC106325481 — protein MANQAAIAFFFFVLAVFSNLELSSSTLFHGKVSCLDCHRGFDFSGVKVLLKCEGEKKHITTMATSDGSFRSVLPTNDRKHSMNCLAKLLGGPEQLYAHKHNMVSELVKSKHDTKVLTTSNPLSFSLSCPKPTGDNVGNMIGDSKTVNFPGTGGFGFPPASFFPFLPIIGIP, from the exons ATGGCGAATCAAGCAGCTATAGCATTTTTCTTTTTCGTTTTGGCGGTCTTCTCCAACTTGGAGCTCTCGTCTTCTACGCTTTTCCATGGCAAGGTCTCTTGCCTTGACTGCCACCGCGGTTTCGACTTCTCAG GCGTTAAGGTTCTCCTAAAGTGCGAAGGCGAGAAGAAACACATAACCACGATGGCGACTTCAGACGGATCTTTCCGGTCAGTGCTTCCGACCAATGACAGAAAACACTCCATGAACTGTCTTGCAAAGCTCTTGGGAGGTCCTGAGCAACTTTATGCTCATAAACACAACATGGTCTCTGAACTGGTTAAGTCAAAACACGATACCAAGGTTCTTACTACCTCAAACCCACTTTCCTTCTCTCTCTCATGCCCTAAACCAACTGGAGATAATGTCGGAAACATGATAGGAGATTCGAAGACTGTTAATTTTCCTGGGACAGGAGGTTTTGGATTCCCACCTGCTAGCTTCTTTCCCTTCTTACCAATCATTGGCATCCCATGA